One Acetomicrobium thermoterrenum DSM 13490 genomic region harbors:
- a CDS encoding 4Fe-4S dicluster domain-containing protein, producing MHSHEGEIEIAEGKKFIIRIRRERCKGCEICIEFCPKKVFEGDELGHPIPERIDECIGCGTCELRCPDFAIEVIPKECHDSEEKS from the coding sequence ATGCATTCCCATGAAGGCGAGATTGAAATAGCTGAGGGCAAGAAATTCATAATTAGGATAAGAAGGGAACGATGCAAGGGATGCGAAATTTGCATAGAATTTTGCCCCAAGAAAGTCTTTGAAGGCGACGAGCTCGGACATCCAATCCCGGAGAGGATTGACGAATGTATAGGTTGCGGAACTTGCGAATTGCGCTGCCCCGACTTTGCCATTGAGGTAATACCGAAGGAGTGTCATGATAGTGAAGAAAAAAGTTAA
- a CDS encoding thioesterase family protein, whose product MLDISQLVSLGSERAIKKTVSVDDTVGNSSLYLEQFLSTSACINMVVRMATEMVDQSLPQGFISVGYHTEITHEEPTMMGAEVSYKVVLKEIDGNRLTFDFEISDKNGIVSYGKHVRAVVNYTKLLEKAKERMST is encoded by the coding sequence ATGTTGGATATTTCTCAATTGGTTTCCCTTGGTTCGGAAAGGGCTATTAAGAAGACTGTTTCAGTCGATGATACCGTCGGCAATTCGTCGCTTTACCTTGAACAGTTCTTATCGACTTCTGCATGTATAAATATGGTCGTTAGAATGGCTACGGAAATGGTTGACCAGTCGCTGCCTCAGGGGTTCATATCCGTAGGCTATCACACCGAGATAACTCATGAAGAACCTACTATGATGGGAGCCGAAGTCTCTTACAAAGTTGTCTTGAAGGAGATAGACGGCAACAGATTGACCTTCGATTTTGAAATTAGCGATAAAAATGGGATTGTCAGTTACGGCAAGCATGTCAGAGCGGTAGTAAACTACACGAAATTGCTCGAAAAAGCCAAAGAAAGGATGAGTACCTAA